From the genome of Kaistella daneshvariae, one region includes:
- a CDS encoding hemerythrin domain-containing protein gives MKRHEALVQLSRDHHFGLLLCWKLKEGLKREISVERMEKYIQLFYQQNLKPHFAEEEESIFKVLGYDHPMIKEAMEQHETFHEMIDKGFSTSEEIEKFRALLELHIRTEERQIFPEIEKQATDEQLKNLLEMDYPELKEPEYDDIFWK, from the coding sequence ATGAAAAGACACGAAGCTTTGGTTCAACTCAGCCGCGATCACCATTTTGGCTTACTGCTCTGCTGGAAACTTAAAGAAGGTTTAAAAAGAGAAATTTCCGTTGAAAGAATGGAAAAATATATCCAGCTTTTTTATCAGCAGAACTTAAAACCACACTTTGCCGAAGAGGAAGAATCCATTTTTAAAGTTTTGGGCTACGACCATCCGATGATTAAAGAAGCCATGGAACAGCACGAAACTTTTCATGAGATGATTGATAAAGGTTTTTCTACGAGTGAAGAAATTGAAAAATTCCGGGCTTTGCTCGAACTCCATATCAGAACTGAGGAAAGACAAATTTTCCCCGAAATCGAAAAGCAAGCCACAGACGAGCAGCTAAAAAATCTGCTTGAAATGGATTATCCCGAACTGAAAGAACCCGAGTACGACGATATTTTTTGGAAATAA
- a CDS encoding DEAD/DEAH box helicase, whose product MEKMTFADFNLPEKILDVLADSNLFEPTPIQQKTISPILSGRDVMGIAQTGTGKTLAYLLPVLKTWKYNKTGNPTVLILVPTRELVVQVAGVVENLTQNLTTRVIGIYGGKNIKTQKLLFEDGCDILVGTPGRVMDLAIDNAISLKEVNKLIIDEFDEMLNLGFKAQLTHIFEMMKEKRQNILFSATMTEAVDALLYEYFASPVEISLAKSGTPLEKIEQVGYKVENFNTKINLLQHLLETNADLSKVLIFCNNKKHADYLFTKIDELFPGEFDVIHSNKSQNYRLNAMRSFESQKVRGLITTDIMARGLDISDITHVINFEIPEVPEQYIHRIGRTGRADKNGIAISFVTKKEEDLLFDIEFLMDRAVTMLDFPAGVKINPVKIASEKDEIVMKNAHTVKLEEGGGAFHEKKDKNKKENWGGPHARKAPKKIGANRAHEKAKSKAKRKK is encoded by the coding sequence ATGGAAAAAATGACTTTTGCCGATTTTAATCTTCCGGAAAAAATTCTTGATGTTTTAGCAGATTCCAATCTGTTTGAACCAACACCAATTCAGCAGAAAACCATCAGCCCAATTCTGTCGGGCCGCGATGTAATGGGAATTGCGCAAACCGGAACCGGAAAAACTTTGGCATATTTGCTTCCTGTTTTGAAAACCTGGAAATACAATAAAACCGGAAATCCTACGGTTCTCATTTTGGTTCCGACACGTGAACTGGTGGTACAGGTGGCTGGTGTTGTGGAAAATTTAACCCAAAATCTCACCACGCGGGTGATCGGAATTTACGGCGGTAAAAACATCAAAACCCAAAAACTGCTTTTTGAAGATGGTTGTGATATTTTGGTCGGCACGCCAGGCCGCGTCATGGATTTAGCGATTGACAACGCCATTTCGCTGAAAGAAGTCAACAAACTGATCATCGATGAATTTGACGAAATGCTGAACTTAGGTTTCAAAGCGCAGCTTACGCACATCTTCGAAATGATGAAGGAAAAAAGACAGAATATTCTTTTTTCAGCAACGATGACTGAAGCGGTTGACGCTTTACTTTATGAATATTTTGCTTCTCCGGTGGAAATTTCTTTAGCAAAATCCGGGACGCCGCTGGAAAAAATCGAGCAAGTTGGCTATAAAGTTGAAAATTTCAACACCAAAATTAATCTGCTTCAACATCTTTTAGAAACAAATGCCGATCTTTCTAAAGTCTTGATTTTCTGCAACAATAAAAAACATGCAGATTATCTTTTCACCAAAATTGATGAATTATTTCCCGGTGAATTTGATGTCATTCACTCGAACAAATCGCAGAATTACCGTCTGAACGCCATGCGCAGTTTTGAATCGCAAAAAGTCCGCGGCTTGATCACAACGGATATTATGGCGCGTGGTTTAGATATTTCAGATATTACGCACGTCATTAATTTCGAAATTCCTGAGGTTCCTGAGCAATATATTCACCGAATCGGTAGAACCGGTCGCGCCGATAAAAATGGTATCGCCATTTCCTTCGTTACGAAAAAAGAAGAAGACCTTTTGTTCGATATCGAGTTTTTGATGGACAGAGCGGTGACGATGCTTGATTTCCCGGCAGGCGTCAAAATCAATCCGGTGAAAATCGCGTCAGAAAAAGATGAAATCGTGATGAAAAATGCGCACACCGTGAAATTAGAAGAAGGTGGCGGCGCTTTTCACGAGAAAAAAGATAAAAATAAGAAGGAAAACTGGGGTGGTCCTCACGCCAGAAAAGCTCCGAAAAAAATAGGCGCGAACCGCGCACACGAAAAAGCAAAATCCAAAGCCAAAAGAAAAAAATAA
- the purD gene encoding phosphoribosylamine--glycine ligase, whose translation MKILIVGNGARESAIAMKLKSDRRISKLYFAKGNATTDLLGQNVYEDSIEGLRDFAIKERIDLTIVGPEAPLVGGIVDEFKHHNLKIFGPRKRTAELEGSKAFSKKFMQTHHIKTAKAVVFDAYQAAIDYVREQQFPIVIKASGLAGGKGVVIADDLAEAESTIHKFMIERIYGDAGIQLVIEEYLRGFETSIIAFSNGKKLFPCIPVKDYKKAGNGDVGPNTGGMGSVAPSPEFTAEHQRDFEENILKPTLEGLQSYNIHFKGFIFFGLMVTANGTYLLEYNMRLGDPETQVIMALLENNLYDVIMDCLDGKEIELKFRDEKAVCLVMCSGGYPRQIETGFEIRNIDKVSNSEVLFAGAQMRGNKIVTSGGRVLSLVATGDTYDEARKKVYADANIIHYDYEYYREDIGKF comes from the coding sequence ATGAAAATATTAATCGTAGGAAACGGCGCCAGAGAATCTGCCATCGCGATGAAGCTGAAAAGCGACCGAAGAATTTCTAAACTGTATTTTGCCAAAGGAAACGCAACTACAGACTTACTGGGACAAAACGTGTACGAAGACAGCATTGAAGGTTTACGCGATTTTGCCATCAAAGAAAGAATAGATCTTACGATTGTAGGGCCGGAAGCGCCTTTAGTGGGCGGAATTGTAGATGAATTTAAACATCACAACCTGAAAATTTTCGGACCGCGTAAAAGAACCGCGGAGCTTGAAGGAAGCAAAGCGTTTTCGAAAAAATTCATGCAGACGCACCACATCAAAACTGCTAAAGCGGTAGTTTTCGATGCTTATCAAGCGGCGATCGATTATGTCCGCGAACAGCAATTTCCAATTGTCATCAAAGCCAGCGGACTTGCGGGTGGAAAAGGCGTAGTAATCGCCGACGATCTGGCAGAAGCAGAATCTACGATTCATAAATTTATGATCGAAAGAATTTACGGCGACGCCGGAATTCAATTGGTGATCGAGGAATATTTGCGCGGTTTTGAAACTTCAATCATTGCTTTTTCCAACGGCAAAAAACTGTTTCCGTGCATTCCCGTAAAAGACTATAAAAAAGCGGGCAACGGCGATGTAGGTCCTAACACCGGCGGAATGGGAAGTGTAGCCCCAAGCCCGGAATTTACCGCGGAGCATCAGCGCGATTTCGAGGAAAATATTTTAAAACCAACTTTAGAAGGTTTGCAATCGTACAATATTCATTTTAAAGGCTTTATCTTCTTCGGATTGATGGTTACTGCGAACGGCACTTATTTATTAGAATACAACATGCGTCTCGGCGATCCGGAAACGCAGGTGATTATGGCTTTGCTGGAGAATAATCTTTATGATGTCATTATGGATTGTCTTGACGGTAAAGAAATTGAGTTGAAATTCCGCGATGAAAAAGCGGTTTGTCTCGTGATGTGTTCCGGCGGTTATCCGCGACAGATCGAAACAGGTTTTGAAATCCGCAATATCGACAAAGTGTCCAACAGCGAAGTTTTATTTGCTGGCGCGCAAATGCGTGGCAACAAAATTGTAACCAGCGGCGGCCGCGTTTTAAGCCTGGTAGCAACCGGCGACACCTACGACGAGGCGCGCAAAAAAGTATATGCGGATGCAAATATAATCCATTACGACTACGAATATTACCGCGAAGACATCGGTAAATTTTAA
- a CDS encoding FUSC family protein produces MNYATELKKFATSQSIYSAVRISFAIVLPSLILAHFGILKEYFLFPLATSFVGLTDQAGPFIRRRNALILAIISFFIVSVVASLIKNLPILIYPEIIIFGIFFTMIGVYGQRLAAVGALSLVVLGIFIDGHLTGDNIVKSSLIFLAGSVCYFLIFLLVSKIQPYKLAGQMIGENYLELAKYLSLKSKFYLKDPNYDQLYAQIISQQISIKNLQEETRETVFKTRKIVNESTTTSRLLMLMFLNSIDLHEKLMTSESDYRKVQENFGASGFLLSLGEYLEKLAEEIANIGIALQSGGRAKPLRNIDELLENIYNEYFNLRNSKLNPDTLEDFMTLRLILNRITGISDDIKTIYRVFSQDIKLAKSLSTGLDYQKFVTKEEKLNFKVLLANISLKSSHFRHAVRVTVALVVGYFISQLQFLGIGHSYWVFITIVAILRPAYATTKHRNLLRLYGTVAGAVVAYGILYFIPNQNALFFLFLLTMILCFTFLKTKYSWAVFFMTIYIFLAFNILNPGNLNGIFKDRILDTAIAGIVAYLVSYFVLPVWEHTKNLDFMKRSANSNQKYFSAAMAYFLHEKTNVQDYKLSRKYAMIDLANLSDNFQRMISDPKNQQKKLEQLHQFVITSHLITAYIASFSQYSETAKKYPEIDFESWDLKISAELSRINLLLEQKNADRTILEESKLEPNDTVEHLLENRKKELQENEFFDRRDPGRITHLTELKNLKEILELIYDVAKEQRKVVEKLDIEHQTTIVMQ; encoded by the coding sequence ATGAACTACGCCACGGAACTTAAAAAATTTGCTACCAGCCAGTCCATTTATTCGGCAGTGCGCATTTCCTTTGCTATAGTTTTACCAAGTCTTATTTTGGCGCATTTCGGTATATTAAAAGAATATTTTCTGTTTCCACTCGCCACCAGCTTTGTGGGATTAACCGATCAGGCAGGGCCATTTATTCGCCGCAGAAATGCCCTAATTTTAGCAATTATCTCCTTCTTCATCGTTTCTGTTGTTGCGAGTTTAATTAAAAACCTCCCGATTCTCATATACCCGGAAATTATCATTTTCGGAATATTTTTTACCATGATCGGCGTCTATGGTCAAAGACTGGCAGCGGTCGGCGCGCTTTCGCTGGTGGTTCTGGGGATTTTTATCGACGGACATTTAACCGGTGATAATATTGTCAAAAGTTCGCTGATTTTTTTGGCTGGTTCCGTGTGCTATTTTTTGATTTTCCTTTTGGTATCCAAGATTCAGCCTTACAAACTGGCTGGGCAAATGATCGGCGAAAATTATCTGGAACTGGCAAAATATCTTTCTTTAAAATCAAAATTTTATCTGAAAGATCCCAATTACGACCAGCTGTATGCGCAAATTATTTCGCAACAGATTTCCATTAAAAATCTTCAGGAGGAAACGCGGGAAACCGTTTTCAAAACCCGTAAAATCGTCAATGAGTCCACCACAACCAGCCGCTTATTGATGCTGATGTTTTTAAATTCCATAGACCTGCACGAAAAGCTCATGACCTCCGAAAGCGATTACCGCAAGGTTCAGGAGAATTTTGGCGCTTCAGGTTTTTTACTGTCCCTCGGCGAATACCTCGAAAAACTGGCCGAAGAAATTGCCAATATCGGAATTGCCTTACAGAGCGGCGGGCGCGCAAAACCTTTGAGGAATATTGATGAGTTGCTCGAAAATATTTACAATGAATATTTCAACCTGCGGAACAGCAAATTAAATCCCGACACGCTGGAAGATTTTATGACGCTGCGCTTGATTTTGAATAGAATTACCGGCATTTCAGATGATATTAAAACCATCTACAGGGTTTTCAGCCAGGACATCAAACTCGCAAAAAGCCTGTCTACCGGTTTGGATTATCAGAAATTCGTCACTAAGGAAGAAAAACTGAACTTTAAGGTTTTACTGGCAAACATTTCATTAAAATCTTCTCACTTTCGCCACGCCGTACGCGTTACGGTGGCTTTGGTGGTTGGATATTTTATTTCGCAGCTGCAGTTTCTGGGCATCGGGCACTCGTATTGGGTTTTTATAACAATCGTGGCGATTTTACGCCCCGCCTATGCGACAACCAAACACCGAAATCTTCTCAGATTATACGGAACGGTCGCTGGCGCCGTTGTTGCCTATGGAATATTGTATTTTATTCCGAACCAAAACGCTCTTTTTTTCCTTTTTTTATTGACGATGATTTTGTGTTTCACTTTTTTAAAAACCAAATATTCCTGGGCCGTATTTTTCATGACGATTTATATATTCCTCGCTTTTAATATTTTAAATCCCGGAAACCTGAACGGCATTTTTAAAGACCGGATTCTGGATACTGCAATTGCCGGAATTGTTGCTTATTTGGTTTCTTATTTCGTGCTGCCAGTTTGGGAGCATACCAAAAATCTGGATTTTATGAAAAGATCTGCCAATAGCAACCAAAAATATTTTTCGGCGGCGATGGCGTATTTTCTTCATGAAAAAACGAATGTGCAGGACTACAAACTTTCCCGGAAATATGCGATGATCGATTTGGCGAATTTGTCAGACAACTTTCAGCGCATGATTTCGGATCCGAAAAACCAGCAGAAAAAACTCGAGCAACTTCATCAGTTTGTCATCACTTCGCATCTTATTACCGCCTATATCGCCTCTTTTTCGCAATATTCCGAAACCGCGAAAAAATATCCCGAAATTGATTTTGAAAGCTGGGATTTAAAAATTTCTGCCGAACTGAGCAGAATAAATCTTTTGCTGGAACAAAAAAATGCCGACCGAACCATCCTGGAAGAAAGCAAACTGGAACCTAACGACACGGTAGAACATCTTTTGGAAAACCGAAAAAAAGAGCTTCAAGAGAACGAATTTTTCGACCGACGTGATCCCGGCAGAATTACGCATTTAACCGAACTAAAAAACCTGAAAGAAATACTGGAACTCATCTACGATGTCGCGAAAGAACAGCGAAAAGTGGTGGAAAAACTTGATATTGAACATCAGACCACAATCGTAATGCAGTAA
- the guaA gene encoding glutamine-hydrolyzing GMP synthase: MQNGIIILDFGSQYNQLIGRRIRELGVYSEVLPFNTPLAEILERQPSGIVLSGGPSSVNVENANLVEKALFEQNIPVLGICYGMQLTTHLLGGTVKKGVKGEYGKAKFQIQKSNRLLSGVGRFSTVWMSHFDEVETVPPGFAINGTTDVISAISDETKKIYCVQFHPEVSHTEEGWRMIENFVFNICEAPKNWKLTNYIDTAIAQIKETVGSEKVILGLSGGVDSSVAAVLIHRAIGEQLQCIFVDTGLLRKDEGRKVMENYGEHFNLKIDMVDAADRFLAKLEGVSDPEEKRKIIGNEFVAVFDEESHKFEGAKFLAQGTIYPDVIESQSVKGPSAVIKSHHNVGGLPEHMKLQLLEPLRELFKDEVRKVGEELGIPHHLVHRHPFPGPGLGIRILGAVDAEKVRILQEADDIFIEELYKNKLYDTVSQAFVVLLPVKSVGVMGDERTYEYTAVVRSANTTDFMTATWSRLPYEFLDTISNRIINEVRGINRVTYDISSKPPATIEWE, from the coding sequence ATGCAAAACGGAATCATTATCCTCGACTTTGGATCACAATATAATCAGCTCATCGGCCGCAGAATTCGCGAGCTTGGTGTCTACTCGGAAGTCTTGCCTTTCAACACGCCTTTGGCCGAAATTTTAGAGCGTCAACCTTCCGGTATCGTACTTTCCGGCGGACCAAGTTCCGTAAACGTGGAAAATGCCAACTTAGTTGAGAAAGCCCTGTTCGAACAAAATATTCCCGTTTTGGGAATTTGCTACGGCATGCAGCTGACGACACATTTGCTTGGCGGAACGGTAAAAAAAGGTGTAAAAGGCGAATACGGAAAAGCTAAGTTTCAAATTCAGAAATCCAACCGTTTGCTTTCCGGCGTTGGCAGATTTTCCACCGTTTGGATGAGCCACTTCGATGAGGTCGAAACGGTGCCGCCAGGATTTGCCATCAACGGAACCACGGATGTTATTTCCGCGATTTCCGACGAAACAAAAAAAATTTACTGCGTACAGTTTCACCCTGAAGTTTCGCATACTGAAGAAGGTTGGCGCATGATTGAAAATTTTGTTTTTAATATTTGTGAAGCGCCAAAAAACTGGAAATTGACCAATTATATCGACACTGCGATTGCGCAGATTAAAGAAACAGTGGGCAGTGAAAAAGTAATTTTAGGACTTTCCGGCGGCGTAGATTCATCCGTTGCGGCGGTTTTAATTCACCGCGCTATTGGCGAGCAGCTGCAGTGTATTTTCGTGGATACCGGACTTTTACGAAAAGATGAAGGCCGAAAAGTAATGGAAAATTACGGCGAACATTTCAACCTGAAAATCGACATGGTAGACGCCGCCGACCGGTTTTTAGCAAAACTTGAGGGCGTTTCTGATCCTGAAGAAAAACGCAAAATCATCGGTAATGAATTTGTCGCAGTTTTCGATGAAGAATCACATAAATTCGAAGGTGCAAAATTTTTAGCACAAGGCACCATTTATCCGGATGTTATTGAAAGTCAGTCGGTAAAAGGACCGTCTGCAGTGATAAAATCGCATCATAACGTAGGTGGTTTGCCGGAACACATGAAACTTCAGCTTTTGGAACCACTGCGCGAACTCTTCAAAGATGAGGTTCGCAAAGTAGGTGAGGAGCTTGGAATTCCACATCATTTGGTACATCGTCATCCGTTTCCGGGTCCAGGTTTGGGAATCAGGATTTTGGGTGCTGTAGATGCAGAAAAAGTCAGAATTCTTCAGGAAGCGGATGATATTTTCATCGAGGAACTATACAAAAATAAACTCTACGATACCGTTTCGCAGGCTTTTGTGGTTTTACTTCCGGTGAAATCTGTAGGAGTGATGGGCGATGAAAGGACGTATGAGTACACCGCTGTGGTGCGTTCTGCAAATACTACCGATTTTATGACCGCGACGTGGAGCCGACTGCCGTATGAATTCTTAGATACCATTTCAAACCGAATTATCAACGAGGTGCGCGGCATCAACCGTGTGACTTACGATATTTCAAGCAAACCGCCTGCAACGATTGAGTGGGAGTAA
- a CDS encoding 4'-phosphopantetheinyl transferase family protein produces MPLYRDFSDEKATILLWKFDEGEKLDPHQLLEKENFEKVKDYHPIKLKELLLVRKILKSILPDHQILYKDREPFLSPADSEISVTHSFPFAALAISKEKIGIDIEPFHDKIVRIKNKFIQPEEMQFIEKEKETAYLTVIWSLKESLYKIHHSNYWSLKKHYEVKPFSLDFPYNIQCRVHDDTVSDLFEARVEFFENYCITIVV; encoded by the coding sequence ATGCCGCTGTACCGAGATTTTTCCGATGAAAAGGCAACCATCCTGCTATGGAAATTCGACGAAGGAGAAAAGCTTGACCCACATCAGCTTCTGGAAAAGGAAAATTTTGAAAAAGTAAAAGATTATCACCCGATAAAACTAAAGGAACTTTTGCTGGTACGCAAAATTTTAAAATCGATTTTACCGGATCACCAAATTCTTTATAAAGATCGCGAGCCTTTTCTTTCGCCGGCAGATTCTGAAATTTCCGTTACGCATTCTTTTCCCTTTGCGGCGCTGGCTATTTCTAAAGAAAAAATCGGGATTGATATTGAGCCGTTTCATGACAAAATAGTGCGCATCAAAAACAAGTTTATCCAGCCGGAGGAAATGCAATTCATCGAAAAAGAAAAGGAAACGGCTTATTTAACGGTGATTTGGTCTTTGAAGGAAAGTCTGTACAAAATCCATCACTCCAACTATTGGTCTTTGAAAAAGCATTATGAAGTGAAACCTTTCAGCCTGGATTTTCCGTACAATATCCAATGTCGTGTGCATGACGACACCGTTTCGGATTTATTTGAAGCGCGCGTGGAATTTTTCGAAAATTACTGCATTACGATTGTGGTCTGA
- the ahcY gene encoding adenosylhomocysteinase, whose protein sequence is MESKTQYLPYKVKDISLADYGRKEIQLAEAEMPGLMAIREEYGPSQPLKGARIAGCLHMTIQTAVLIETLVALGADVTWSSCNIFSTQDHAAAAIAAAGIPVYAWKGMTEEEFEWCIEQTVFFGEDRKPLNLILDDGGDLTNLVFDKYPELTAEIKGLSEETTTGVHRLYERMKNGTLVMPAINVNDSVTKSKFDNKYGCRESAVDAIRRATDVMLAGKRVVVCGYGDVGKGTAASFRGAGSIVTVTEIDPICALQAAMEGYEVKKLDTVVENADIVITTTGNYNIVQAEHFKKMKDKTIVCNIGHFDNELDMAWLNKNYGDTKYEVKPQVDVYNIDGKEIIVLAEGRLVNLGCATGHPSFVMSNSFTNQTLAQIELWTNNDAYENAVYTLPKHLDEKVAALHLKKLGVELETLTQQQAEYIGVTVDGPFKPEYYRY, encoded by the coding sequence ATGGAAAGCAAAACACAATACCTCCCTTATAAAGTTAAGGACATTTCTTTAGCAGATTACGGCCGCAAGGAAATTCAACTTGCCGAAGCAGAAATGCCCGGTTTAATGGCTATTCGCGAAGAATATGGACCAAGCCAGCCATTAAAAGGCGCCCGTATCGCAGGCTGTCTTCACATGACCATCCAAACTGCGGTTTTAATCGAAACTTTGGTGGCTTTGGGTGCAGATGTAACTTGGTCTTCATGTAACATTTTTTCCACTCAGGATCACGCAGCAGCGGCGATTGCAGCAGCAGGAATCCCGGTTTACGCCTGGAAAGGAATGACTGAAGAAGAATTTGAATGGTGCATCGAACAAACCGTATTTTTCGGTGAAGACCGAAAACCATTAAACCTAATTTTGGACGACGGTGGAGATTTAACCAATCTCGTTTTCGATAAATATCCGGAATTAACGGCGGAAATTAAAGGTCTTTCTGAAGAAACCACAACGGGAGTTCACAGATTGTACGAAAGAATGAAAAATGGAACTTTGGTAATGCCGGCAATCAACGTGAACGATTCCGTAACAAAATCAAAATTCGATAACAAATACGGTTGTAGAGAATCTGCGGTGGACGCGATTCGTCGTGCTACCGATGTGATGTTGGCAGGAAAACGCGTTGTAGTATGCGGATACGGCGATGTGGGTAAAGGAACTGCTGCTTCTTTCCGTGGCGCAGGTTCAATTGTTACCGTAACTGAAATCGATCCAATTTGCGCATTACAGGCGGCGATGGAAGGTTATGAAGTGAAAAAATTGGATACTGTTGTTGAAAATGCAGATATCGTAATCACCACCACCGGAAATTACAATATCGTTCAGGCGGAGCATTTCAAAAAAATGAAAGACAAAACCATCGTTTGTAACATCGGGCACTTCGATAACGAGCTGGATATGGCATGGTTAAACAAGAATTACGGCGATACCAAATACGAAGTAAAACCACAGGTTGACGTGTACAATATCGATGGTAAAGAAATCATCGTTTTGGCAGAAGGCCGTTTGGTGAACCTGGGCTGCGCCACTGGTCACCCAAGTTTTGTGATGAGTAACTCTTTCACCAACCAGACTTTAGCACAAATCGAATTGTGGACAAACAATGACGCGTACGAAAACGCGGTGTACACTTTGCCGAAACATTTGGATGAAAAAGTTGCGGCTTTACACCTGAAAAAATTAGGTGTGGAACTGGAAACTTTAACCCAACAGCAAGCTGAATATATTGGTGTTACGGTTGACGGTCCTTTCAAACCGGAATATTACAGATATTAA
- the purH gene encoding bifunctional phosphoribosylaminoimidazolecarboxamide formyltransferase/IMP cyclohydrolase gives MSKKRALISVSDKSGLVDFAKFLEDNNYELISTGGTFKHLKDAGLNPIQIDEVTNFPEMLDGRVKTLHPKVHGGLLAVRDNKEHMKTVAAHEISLIDMVIVNLYPFFAHANTDISLDEKVEFIDIGGPSMLRSGAKNFKSVAVITNVEDYEIVQREIEENGDTTLETRKKLAGKVFNLTSAYDAAISQMLLDEEYPQYLNASYQKVSDLRYGENPHQSAAYYVSTTENGAMKNFEILGGKELSFNNLRDMDLCWKVVNEFQNEMACCAVKHSTPCGVAIGNTAVETYTKAFECDPVSIFGGIIGMNFTVDLATAEELNKTFLEIVMAPDFDDDALELLQKKKNLRIIKIKNPVSDSQTWVKIDGGMLVQSTDNQFSADIKTVTEAQPTSEQEKALLFAQRVVKYVKSNAIVVSNGFQALGIGGGQVNRIWATQHAVERAKEKFSGDLVLASDAFFPFRDVVDFCAKEGIKAIIQPGGSMRDEESIKAADEYGIPMLLTGMRHFLH, from the coding sequence ATGTCAAAAAAACGCGCGCTCATCTCCGTTTCCGATAAATCCGGTCTCGTAGATTTTGCAAAATTTTTAGAAGATAACAATTACGAACTGATTTCTACGGGCGGAACTTTTAAACATCTGAAAGATGCGGGCCTAAATCCAATTCAAATTGATGAAGTCACCAATTTTCCGGAAATGTTAGACGGTCGGGTGAAAACGTTGCACCCGAAAGTGCACGGTGGTTTGCTCGCAGTTCGCGACAATAAAGAGCACATGAAAACCGTTGCGGCACATGAAATTTCCCTAATTGACATGGTCATCGTGAATCTTTATCCATTTTTTGCACATGCGAACACCGATATTTCTCTGGATGAAAAAGTAGAATTTATCGATATCGGCGGTCCTTCAATGTTGCGTTCCGGTGCAAAAAACTTCAAATCTGTAGCGGTGATTACCAATGTTGAAGATTATGAAATCGTCCAGAGAGAAATCGAAGAAAACGGCGACACCACTTTAGAAACGCGAAAAAAATTAGCCGGAAAAGTTTTCAACCTGACTTCAGCTTACGATGCAGCTATTTCGCAAATGCTTTTGGATGAAGAATATCCGCAATACCTGAACGCTTCTTACCAAAAAGTTTCTGACCTTCGATATGGTGAAAATCCACATCAAAGTGCCGCTTATTATGTTTCTACGACGGAAAACGGTGCGATGAAAAATTTCGAAATTTTAGGCGGAAAAGAGCTTTCTTTTAACAATCTTCGCGATATGGATCTCTGCTGGAAAGTTGTGAATGAATTCCAGAATGAAATGGCGTGCTGCGCGGTAAAACATTCGACACCCTGCGGAGTTGCTATTGGAAATACGGCGGTAGAAACCTACACCAAAGCGTTCGAGTGCGATCCCGTTTCAATTTTTGGCGGTATTATCGGCATGAATTTCACCGTTGATTTGGCCACAGCAGAAGAACTCAACAAAACTTTCCTCGAAATTGTAATGGCGCCTGATTTTGATGATGATGCGCTTGAACTTTTACAAAAGAAAAAAAATCTACGGATTATCAAGATAAAAAATCCTGTTTCCGATTCGCAGACCTGGGTGAAAATAGATGGTGGAATGTTGGTGCAATCAACCGACAACCAATTTTCGGCAGACATTAAAACTGTTACCGAAGCACAACCGACTTCCGAACAGGAAAAAGCTCTTTTGTTTGCACAACGCGTTGTAAAATATGTAAAATCAAATGCGATCGTGGTTTCTAATGGCTTTCAGGCACTAGGGATCGGCGGCGGACAGGTGAATCGGATTTGGGCAACACAGCACGCTGTTGAAAGAGCTAAAGAAAAATTTAGCGGCGATTTGGTTTTGGCTTCCGATGCATTTTTTCCTTTCCGTGATGTGGTAGATTTTTGCGCCAAGGAAGGCATCAAAGCAATCATCCAACCTGGTGGCAGTATGCGCGATGAGGAAAGCATAAAAGCTGCCGACGAATACGGAATTCCGATGCTGCTTACCGGCATGCGTCATTTTCTGCATTGA
- a CDS encoding endonuclease domain-containing protein: MEKKTLTNIKGIEIYRRKIDLLPKNKELLARSRSLRKGYILSEVIFWKAVRNKNFFDIDFDRQRIIGNYIVDFYIKSLGVVIEIDGSSHNDKEEYDDKRQQFLESLNLKVYKISDFRIKNDFANVMKELEDYIIVHFS, from the coding sequence ATGGAAAAGAAAACATTAACAAATATTAAAGGAATTGAAATCTATAGAAGAAAAATAGATTTACTTCCAAAAAATAAGGAACTTTTGGCAAGATCAAGAAGTTTGAGAAAGGGATATATTTTGTCGGAAGTGATTTTTTGGAAAGCAGTAAGAAATAAAAATTTTTTTGATATAGATTTTGATCGACAGAGAATAATCGGAAATTATATTGTTGATTTTTATATTAAATCTCTTGGAGTTGTTATAGAGATAGATGGTTCAAGCCATAATGATAAAGAGGAATATGATGATAAGAGACAACAGTTTTTGGAGTCATTAAATTTAAAAGTTTATAAAATTTCCGATTTTAGGATAAAAAATGATTTTGCGAATGTTATGAAAGAATTGGAAGATTATATTATAGTCCATTTTTCCTAA